The genomic interval CTTGATGACCGTGCCGGCGGCCGGCGGAACCGCCGGGTTGATGCCAGGAATCGTTGTCGGAGGAATCAGGGGGCCGAGAATGGGGGTCGGACTGTTGGTGAGGGTGATCGTCCCGTCGCGCAACGTTTCCACTTCCTGGCGCCTCAGGTCGGCACCGTAGGTGAGCAGGTGCGAAACGCTGGCGAGATCGAAGGCCGACTCGAATTGCAGATTGAACGCGGTCTGCGTCTGCTCCATCTGGAAGCTCTGCTGCATGTCGCAGTTGGCATTGAGCCAGCCGCGAAGGTCGGTCGGCATGATTGGAAGATATACGGCCTGTGCGTTGCTCTCCGCCGAACAGCCGGAGCCGTTGAACAGGTAGCGGGCCGGGCCGCGCTGCTGGAAGTTCTTGTTTTCGGTTTCCGAGCGTTGGTGCGACAGGCGTGCCGTCATCCGGTCGTAGAAGGCGCTCGCCGGTTTGTGTTCGTATTCGAGGCTGGCGCGCAGACGCGAGGTTTCGTCGTCGCCCAGCATTTTCGTGACCGTGTTGTACTCCCAAGCGTGGCGGCGGATGTCCGAATCGGTCTCCTGGATGCGGCCATCCACGGTCGCCGTCAGGCGGTGGCCGACGGCCGGCTTGAGGATCAGCTTGGCGATGCCGCCGCGGTCGTCGGTGTCAAGCTTGTTGGCTTCGGTGCGATTGGGGCCGAAGCTGCTATCCGTACCCTTGGTTTCGAGTTCCTTGCTGCGGATTTGCGACCAGCCGAGCAGCAGTTCGGTGGTTTCGCCGCGCCAGGCGCCGATCACCGTACCGGTCAGGCCGTCGTTGGCGCCCGTCCAGGTGCCCTTGACTCGCACGCCGGTCTTCTTGTCGCCAGGCGCGATGTCTTCGGGATTCAGCGTCAGGTAGCCGACCACGCCGCCCAGCGCATCCGAGCCGTAGAGGCTGGAGGCCGGGCCGCGCACGATTTCGACCTGGCGCAGGAAGTCCGGCATGACGCCGAGCGGGTTATTGGTGACGTAGTTGGTCGGGCCGCTCTTGTCGTAGTAGTCGTCCATGCGCACGCCGTCGACGGTCTGCACGACGCGGGTGTCTTCGATGCCGCGGATGTTCACCCGCGTCGCGCCGTGCCGGCGCAGGTCGCGGGCCATGACGATGTCCGGGTCGTCGCGGAACAGGTCGACCTCGTCGAGCACCGGACGGCGATCCATGTCCTCGCGCGTGACGGTGGTGACGGTGACAGGCAGGTCGTCGATGGCCGCCTCGCTGCGCGTGGCGGTGACCACCGTCTCCTTGAGTGTGGTGTCGGCGAGCGCGGTCATGGACAGCGGCGCCAGGCTCAGCAGGACGGCGGTATGCATCAGCTTGCGCCGGGATCGGGGTGAAGCGAACTTCATGAGGCAGTCTCCTTGAATAGGTAGCTTGAGTGCTCGTATTCGCTGGCTGGCTGCCTCGGCCCGTGGGCCCGGTTGCTGGCGGTGCGTGGTACGTAGTCTGGTGCCGTGTTTAGAAAAACACGGTTGATTCATTCCCGCGCAAGCGGGGTTCCAGGAGACGGTTAAAACTGCGGATTCTCGCATCCTGGTGAAGCGCCGGGCAAGTCATTCAGGCGCCAGCGGCTTTCGTTGGCGCCTGAATGACGGAATCCGGAATTACTCAGGCTTTTCCCGGCAAGAAGTTGACAAGAAAAGCCTGCGGGGTCGGGGTGATTTCTGGTTTCTGGTTTCTGATTTCTGGTTTCGCGGAGATGAGGGGATTTGCGCTTCGATTGCGCTCGAATGGCCGGTTCCGTTTCAATTGGCGAGCCGCGAAACCAGGCTGGTCCGCTTCGGCGATCCGGCTCCGCCATCGTCGGCAAGCGCGGCGAGGCCGCGGGCGAAGCTGCCGACGCCGGGGGATTTGACGAACACGCAGGGCTTGTCGAGTTTCTTGCAGGCTTCCTTGAGCCGCCAGTAGGCGGCATGCGAGACGCAGCCGGATTGGCAGATCACGGCATCGGCGGTGGCGACGGCGGCGTCGATGCGATGCAGGCTTTCTTCCAGGCCGCCGTCGTGGTGCAGGAAGCGTCCGCCCTGCGCTTCGACCAGGCGGCGGTAACCGTCGACCAGGTTGGCACGGCCGCCGATGCACAGCACGCAGCGGTTGGTGAGGCGCACTTCCGCCGGACAGGCACGCCCGCAGCCGCTGCTGCCCGAGACGCCGGCGCAGCCCCCTGGCCCTTCTTCCTCCATCCCCAGCACCAGTTCGAGCGCGGTTTCGGCGGCGGCGAGGCTGTCGCGCGTCTCGTTGAGTTCCTGCGCCAGGCGCTCGGCGCGGCGGGCGTTGGTGGCGTTGCGTTCCTCGATGGTTTCGACGCGCTGGGCGAGCATCTGCGCGCGATCGTATACCGTCGCGTATTCACGCGCCGCCTGGCGCGCATCGGCCAGTTCGAGTTCGCGCACGCCGAGCAGCGCGGCGCGGCATTCGGCATTCGACAGCTTGCGCCGGGTTTCTTCCAGCAGACGATCCTTTTCGCGCCGGGATTGCGCCGCATCGTTGCGCAGGGCGATGAGTTCGCCGCGCAGGCGGGTGTTTTCCTGCCGCAACGCATCGAGCTGGCGCAGATTCGCGCGGATGCCCGCACCGGCCTGATGCGAGAGCATGTGGATGTCGCCGGAAATTCTTGCGCCGGCCTCCTCACTCGTCGCGCCATGGCTCCAGGCGGCCCACAGCGCGCCGGCCGTTTCGCCCGCGTCGTAGGCGGCGCGCCAGAGCGCGAGGATGGCCTCGTCATCGTGCGCCTTGGCGAAACGCTGGATGTCGGCCGCGTAGCGTTCGTCGAACAGGCGCTGCGCCCGCTCGGAAAGCGCGTTGCGTTCGGCGCAATTGCTGACGACGATGGTGTGCAGTTCGTATTCCGTCATGCCCGCGCTGTCGATACCGGCCTGGCGCGCCAGACGGCGCATGTCGCGCGGCAGAAGACAGGTGCCGATCAGCGGGCAATGCCAGCGTACCGGCAGTTCCCACAGCTTCAGGCGGCGACGCGCGGCGGCGAGGCGCGGGGCCGGAACCTGGGCCGGTGTGGGCAGAGCGACGGGCGCCGACATGGGTGCGGACGCAGGCGCCTGGCCAGTACCCAGCGCGGCGCCGAGTAGACGGCCCAATGTGCGGTTGATGGGCGGGGACTTCATTTGGTCAGGATCAGCTTGTTCTCACGCGTGACACGCAAGGTGTAGCGCTGGCCGGCATGGTCGATGTAAATCAGCTTGCCACAGCCAAACAGGATCTGGCTGTCGATGATGCTGGCTTTTGCGGCAGCGTCATCGCGCGTCGTCGCGGATTGCGGCGAGGTCACGCAGGGCGTCCGGGCCGGACGTATCTTGGAAGTATCCATTTTCGCCACCATCATGCGTCCGCCTCGCAGGCAGGCATGATTCGGGCGGTATCGCGCGATGAAGCCGTGAACCGGCTCCCGGCAACCAGCAATTTGGCAAGCATGATGTCCCCTTGAACTTACGCTGAACATGGATGGCCGACTGGCTGGCTGAATCTCGAAAACCGGGATCTGGCTGGCGTAGCATCTATTTTTGGTTAATTTTGCGGCAGCGTCATCGCGCGTCGTCGCGGATTGCGGCGAGGTCACGCAGGGCGTCCGGGCCGGACGTATCTTGGAAGTATCCATTTTCGCCACCATCATGCGTCCGCCTCGCAGGCAGGCATGATTCGGGCGGTATCGCGCGATGAAGCCGTGAACCGGCTCCCGGCAACCAGCAATTTGGCAAGCATGATGTCCCCTTGAACTTACGCTGAACATGGATGGCCGACTGGCTGGCTGAATCTCGAAAACCGGGATCTGGCTGGCGTAGCATCTATTTTTGGTTAATACTTTAGTTAGTACTTTGGTTAATGCGAATCATTATCATTTAATAGCCGACTGGCTGTCAATACCCAACAGCACCTGATCGGCAAAATGATTTCCGGTTGCAATTTCCGGCTGCAGTCACGCCGCCGCTGCGCGGCAAACCAGGCAGCATCCTGGCTTATCCAACGACCCGTCGATACGGAAGGAAAGCGGCTGCGGCCACCCGCCGCCGGCCATGCAAGGCGCCCGATCAGCCGGCGTTGTTTGCCGCCATGCGGTAATGCTTGTCCGCTGCCTCGTTACGTTCGAGCGCATCGAACAATTGCGCCAGTTCGACGTGCGCGGCGCGGGTCGGCTGCTGCGACAGGGATGCCTCCAGATAACTCTGCGCCTTGCCCCATAGCTGCTGCTGGCGACACAGGCGCCCCAGCACCAGCAGCAGTTGCGCATCGCGCGGATGGCGCTTGAGCCAGTCCTCGGCCTGGGCGATGCGGCCCAGCACATCGCCGCCCTTGCATTCGCCGTATATCACCAGCAGGCTGGAATCCCATTCCTCGTCCAGGGCATCCTCGATGATGCGCTGGGCATGCAGGCAATCGCCGGCCGCGGACAGCAGCTTGGCCGTCTCTCCAGCCAGCCGCGTCGAACGGCGATCCGGAGAGGGCAGACTGCGCCAGTAGTTGAGCAACGCCCCGGCATCCAGCGCCAGGGCGCGCAGCACTTCGAGATGCGCGCGCAGCCGGATCGGCGCCGCCTGCTCGCTGCTGAGCGCGCGGTGGCGCTCGAGCTGGCGCGCCAGACGCACCACGTCGCGCCAGTTGCCCAGCGCCTGATGAGCGCGCAAGGACAGACGCAAAGCGGCGATATGGCGCTGGCCACTGGCTTCGAGCACATCGATCACCCCTTGCGCATCGGCGAAGCGGTGGCTGTTGAGGTGCAGCTCGGCCTCGGTCATCAGGCGGGCATTGCGCGTTTCGTGGTCGAAATCGCCGGCGCGCAGCAGCCATTCCGCTTCGCGGTCCTCATCGCGCATGGCGTGGGCCGCGCGGGCGGCAATCAAGGCCGAAACTCCCGGCGCATGACCGGCCTGGTGGGCGCTCACGGCACTTTTCAGGGCATGGCTGTAGCGGCCCTCGAAGCTGTAGCGCATGGCATCGCCCAGCGCGCGTTCGGCCTGTTCGCGCCGCCGCCGCGCCCGGTATTCGCGCACGCGGCTGGGCAGACGCAAGGTATGCGCCACCAGCCGCGTCAGCATGTAAAGCAAGGCGAAGCCGCCCAACTGCAGCAGGATCATCAGGTTCAGCGACAGCTCCATGCGCCAGGGCGGCAGCACCAGCAGCACATAACCATTGTTGTAACGGGCCGCCAGGGCCAGGCCGACCGCCAGCGTGGCAAGCGTCAACAACCAGAGCAGAGCGCGCATGGCGATTATTTCCCTTTGTCCCGGGCCAGCTTGAGACTGCGCATGCTGCCGAGAGTTTCATTGAGCGTCGGCAGCTCCAGGCTCAGGTCTGCGGCGGACAGGCCCTTGAGCAGGCTGATGACGCTGCTCACCGATTTCTCGCGCGTGTCGAAATAACGCTCCAGCCACAGCCGGGTCTGGCGCAGATCCTCGCGATAACTGGTGCCATCGCGCTGCAGCAGGGCAAGGCGGGCGGTAATCAGGCGCAGCTTGAGATTTTCGCGCAGGAAGAAAACCTGGCTGGGCGACAGCAGCGCCGTCTCGGCATCCGCCGACTGCTCGACGCGCTCGACGCGGATCAACTGCTTCAGCTCGGTCCATAGATCTTGACCGAGCACCTCCCACCAGGCCGGCGGTTCGACGCCCAGGCGCTGCTTGACGACGGGCTCGGCGCGCGCGCGCTGCTCGAAGGCCAGCGGCAGACCGTCCACGATGCCGATCACCCCTTCCAACTTCATCGAGATACCCTGGATGTCGGCCAGCGGCAGGGCCTTGAGACGCTCGACGTCACGGCTGATCAGCTTGCGCAACGGCAGCATCTGCGGCAGGGCGGAGCGCGCCAGGCGGGCATCGGCGGCTTCCAGGGCGATCAGCGCGGCCTCGACGTTGCCGGCGATCTGCAATTGTTGCGCGGCAATCGAGACGGCCTGTTCGACTTCGGCCAGCAGACGCTCGTCACGGCTGCTCGAAAGCTCCTGATACATGCTGTCGAGCGCCAGTTGCTGGGTCTGCATCTCGGCCAGCCGGGCTTCCAGCGCGCCGGTCTTGGCCATGAGGGTCTGCACCAGCTCATGGTTCTGCTTGGTCAGGGCGCGGTTCTCGTTGGTCGTCGCATCGCTGCTGGTCAGACGCCGCGCCAGTTCCTCCTGCAGCTCACCGATCCGGCTGCGCGTATCCAGCCACTGCCAGCCCAGCAGCGCCAGCAGGACAACGAGCAGCAACGACCACCGCCACGCGGCGGCGGAAACGGCAGGCGGTTTCCGCTGCGACGCAGCGGCGGTCGGGTCGGAACGAGGCTGGGCGGACTCTGACTGCGCGGCCTGTTCAGCTTCCGAAGTGTGTGCGGGTGAAGTTTCGACGGTTTCCATGGTTCCCATGCTCGGCAGGTTCAGCAGGATGAGGATGCAACATCAGAAAAATACCTGTTCAGTTCCTGCAGCAGGCCGGCATCGCCTGCCGCCGTGGCGATCACGCGCGACAGCCCGAGGCGCCGCGCCGCCTCGGCGATGCGCTGATGCGGCGCGAACAGCGGCGTCGTCTCCAGCAGCGCCCG from Sterolibacterium denitrificans carries:
- a CDS encoding TonB-dependent hemoglobin/transferrin/lactoferrin family receptor, whose protein sequence is MKFASPRSRRKLMHTAVLLSLAPLSMTALADTTLKETVVTATRSEAAIDDLPVTVTTVTREDMDRRPVLDEVDLFRDDPDIVMARDLRRHGATRVNIRGIEDTRVVQTVDGVRMDDYYDKSGPTNYVTNNPLGVMPDFLRQVEIVRGPASSLYGSDALGGVVGYLTLNPEDIAPGDKKTGVRVKGTWTGANDGLTGTVIGAWRGETTELLLGWSQIRSKELETKGTDSSFGPNRTEANKLDTDDRGGIAKLILKPAVGHRLTATVDGRIQETDSDIRRHAWEYNTVTKMLGDDETSRLRASLEYEHKPASAFYDRMTARLSHQRSETENKNFQQRGPARYLFNGSGCSAESNAQAVYLPIMPTDLRGWLNANCDMQQSFQMEQTQTAFNLQFESAFDLASVSHLLTYGADLRRQEVETLRDGTITLTNSPTPILGPLIPPTTIPGINPAVPPAAGTVIKNSAGEVYPLRDFPNGTTDTIGLFVQDEIALFNDRLTLTPGIRYDWTRLKPEVDALAAVMLNSLNVSVSTQKYSRASPKLGWQWKFTPAVSTYGQIASGFRAPNYNEVNGSFRNTTYGYGITPNPNLKPETSVGVELGLRASGEAVRGQFSVFDNRYKDFIESGYLSCPTDPACIPGLASGTLQYRNLSKVRIYGAEVRGSWNFAPGWQADGAIAYSHGTDTDRSKPLNSVDPLRASFGLGYAENGWGAEGRLRAAVNKTRIDDSGLSTPRSGPQAGKRQYYYRTPGYGVIDLAVWVKPSRDTRVTLALNNAFDKKYWIWSDIRHMDVHTSTPGVDFYSQPGRNVRLAFQADF
- a CDS encoding DUF2325 domain-containing protein, whose translation is MKSPPINRTLGRLLGAALGTGQAPASAPMSAPVALPTPAQVPAPRLAAARRRLKLWELPVRWHCPLIGTCLLPRDMRRLARQAGIDSAGMTEYELHTIVVSNCAERNALSERAQRLFDERYAADIQRFAKAHDDEAILALWRAAYDAGETAGALWAAWSHGATSEEAGARISGDIHMLSHQAGAGIRANLRQLDALRQENTRLRGELIALRNDAAQSRREKDRLLEETRRKLSNAECRAALLGVRELELADARQAAREYATVYDRAQMLAQRVETIEERNATNARRAERLAQELNETRDSLAAAETALELVLGMEEEGPGGCAGVSGSSGCGRACPAEVRLTNRCVLCIGGRANLVDGYRRLVEAQGGRFLHHDGGLEESLHRIDAAVATADAVICQSGCVSHAAYWRLKEACKKLDKPCVFVKSPGVGSFARGLAALADDGGAGSPKRTSLVSRLAN
- a CDS encoding hemin uptake protein HemP, whose translation is MMVAKMDTSKIRPARTPCVTSPQSATTRDDAAAKLTKNRCYASQIPVFEIQPASRPSMFSVSSRGHHACQIAGCREPVHGFIARYRPNHACLRGGRMMVAKMDTSKIRPARTPCVTSPQSATTRDDAAAKASIIDSQILFGCGKLIYIDHAGQRYTLRVTRENKLILTK
- a CDS encoding heme biosynthesis HemY N-terminal domain-containing protein; translation: MRALLWLLTLATLAVGLALAARYNNGYVLLVLPPWRMELSLNLMILLQLGGFALLYMLTRLVAHTLRLPSRVREYRARRRREQAERALGDAMRYSFEGRYSHALKSAVSAHQAGHAPGVSALIAARAAHAMRDEDREAEWLLRAGDFDHETRNARLMTEAELHLNSHRFADAQGVIDVLEASGQRHIAALRLSLRAHQALGNWRDVVRLARQLERHRALSSEQAAPIRLRAHLEVLRALALDAGALLNYWRSLPSPDRRSTRLAGETAKLLSAAGDCLHAQRIIEDALDEEWDSSLLVIYGECKGGDVLGRIAQAEDWLKRHPRDAQLLLVLGRLCRQQQLWGKAQSYLEASLSQQPTRAAHVELAQLFDALERNEAADKHYRMAANNAG
- a CDS encoding uroporphyrinogen-III C-methyltransferase, encoding METVETSPAHTSEAEQAAQSESAQPRSDPTAAASQRKPPAVSAAAWRWSLLLVVLLALLGWQWLDTRSRIGELQEELARRLTSSDATTNENRALTKQNHELVQTLMAKTGALEARLAEMQTQQLALDSMYQELSSSRDERLLAEVEQAVSIAAQQLQIAGNVEAALIALEAADARLARSALPQMLPLRKLISRDVERLKALPLADIQGISMKLEGVIGIVDGLPLAFEQRARAEPVVKQRLGVEPPAWWEVLGQDLWTELKQLIRVERVEQSADAETALLSPSQVFFLRENLKLRLITARLALLQRDGTSYREDLRQTRLWLERYFDTREKSVSSVISLLKGLSAADLSLELPTLNETLGSMRSLKLARDKGK